Proteins from a genomic interval of Capsicum annuum cultivar UCD-10X-F1 chromosome 4, UCD10Xv1.1, whole genome shotgun sequence:
- the LOC107868631 gene encoding putative serine carboxypeptidase-like 52 yields MRCRHSVFSYYKIKVTNTIPYHVTRSSKGYRFLIYSGDHDKQVPFQSTIAWIKSLNYSVVDEWRPWFVDDQVSGYTRSYSNWMTFAIVKESKPPFKLVSFTLFSENSAK; encoded by the exons ATGCGATGTAGACATTCTGTATTTTCATACTATAAAATAAAGGTCACGAATACCATACCATATCATGTAACCCGCAGTAGCAAAGGTTACAGATTTCTTATCTACAG TGGAGATCATGACAAGCAAGTTCCTTTCCAATCAACTATCGCATGGATAAAATCTCTTAACTACTCTGTTGTTGATGAATGGCGACCATGGTTCGTTGATGATCAAGTTTCCGG ttACACGAGAAGTTACTCCAATTGGATGACATTTGCGATAGTGAAGGAAAGTAAACCTCCTTTCAAGCTAGTTTCGTTCACCTTGTTTTCAGAGAATTCTGCCAAATAA